In Pseudokineococcus lusitanus, one genomic interval encodes:
- a CDS encoding sensor domain-containing diguanylate cyclase, with the protein MSPLHHAAEQPAGLRPLPTTPLPVVPAPRRTPSGARPAPARAGAAPAARAGARGDRRSVHLVGVVLCALVVVGARAGVGADWATAAAGPLAALAVLWCRWAGVVGDRSAAVRTAARVALAVAVPGLLTGGGPVTALLAGVAVAGCGLLTAESHRVLGRAVDARRGRAVRRTRTRHPLATPPDLAVLVAAAAVGSAGSLLPGALLLAGGGAPDLLDAGAWALRTSSCVLAVVGAALVVTAPGAGVRRRVLVRRAPGDAPAGVDGAAHGPVAHPLEVALLVVAATSVHVLLWGVLQGAPLAFAALPLSVWVALRASTATTALHVVVVGLVVTACAVADRGPVAGLGEAGPLVAHAFAAVLAVVCLALSLYRHQRDDLLGHLDRTRRAADERADLLRLSFATAPTGMAVVGLEGGRAGVVTEANAALAALVGRPARSLAGRRLDELVGPHEGDGPCALGGGAPRARGAAAPRCEHAVVGDGERRGRLGASRVHPEGRAPYLLVVVEDVTAERRLERALRHRASHDPLTDLPRRELLVRRADAAAGRAGLLFLDLDGFKPVNDSAGHAAGDELLRHVARRLVVTAGPDALVARVGGDEFAVLVPTPDGASPAALSALGRRLVAALEVPVILDSGVFSVSASVGGRTGAPGLGSAGLLHDADLAMYAAKRAGRGRVVLHGDVLAR; encoded by the coding sequence GTGAGCCCCCTGCACCACGCCGCCGAGCAGCCGGCCGGCCTCCGCCCCCTCCCGACGACGCCGCTCCCCGTCGTGCCGGCCCCGCGCCGGACGCCGTCGGGAGCGCGGCCGGCCCCCGCGCGGGCCGGCGCGGCCCCCGCCGCGCGCGCCGGGGCCCGGGGCGACCGGCGCTCGGTGCACCTCGTCGGCGTCGTGCTCTGCGCGCTCGTCGTCGTCGGCGCCCGGGCCGGCGTGGGGGCCGACTGGGCGACGGCCGCGGCCGGGCCCCTCGCGGCCCTCGCCGTCCTGTGGTGCCGCTGGGCCGGGGTGGTCGGCGACCGGTCCGCGGCCGTCCGCACGGCGGCCCGGGTCGCCCTCGCCGTCGCCGTCCCGGGACTCCTCACCGGCGGCGGGCCCGTCACCGCGCTGCTCGCCGGCGTCGCCGTGGCCGGCTGCGGCCTCCTGACGGCGGAGTCGCACCGCGTGCTCGGCCGGGCCGTCGACGCCCGCCGCGGCCGCGCCGTCCGCCGCACCCGGACGCGCCACCCGCTCGCCACGCCGCCGGACCTCGCCGTCCTCGTCGCCGCGGCCGCCGTCGGGTCCGCCGGCTCCCTGCTCCCGGGCGCCCTCCTCCTCGCGGGCGGCGGGGCGCCCGACCTCCTCGACGCCGGCGCCTGGGCCCTGCGGACGTCCTCCTGCGTCCTCGCCGTCGTCGGCGCCGCACTCGTCGTCACGGCCCCCGGCGCCGGCGTGCGTCGCCGCGTCCTCGTCCGGCGCGCGCCGGGCGACGCCCCCGCCGGGGTCGACGGCGCCGCGCACGGCCCGGTGGCCCACCCCCTCGAGGTGGCGCTGCTCGTCGTCGCCGCCACGTCCGTCCACGTCCTGCTGTGGGGCGTGCTGCAGGGCGCGCCGCTGGCCTTCGCGGCGCTGCCGCTGTCCGTGTGGGTGGCGCTGCGCGCCTCCACCGCCACGACGGCGCTGCACGTCGTCGTCGTCGGCCTCGTCGTCACGGCCTGCGCCGTGGCCGACCGCGGCCCGGTCGCGGGGCTCGGCGAGGCGGGCCCGCTCGTCGCGCACGCCTTCGCCGCGGTCCTCGCCGTCGTCTGCCTCGCGCTGTCGCTCTACCGCCACCAGCGCGACGACCTGCTCGGCCACCTCGACCGCACCCGCCGCGCCGCCGACGAGCGCGCCGACCTCCTCCGCCTCTCCTTCGCCACCGCCCCGACCGGCATGGCCGTCGTCGGCCTCGAGGGCGGGCGGGCCGGCGTCGTCACCGAGGCGAACGCCGCCCTCGCGGCCCTCGTCGGGCGGCCCGCGCGCTCCCTGGCCGGCCGCCGCCTCGACGAGCTCGTCGGCCCGCACGAGGGCGACGGGCCGTGCGCGCTCGGCGGCGGGGCACCCCGGGCCCGCGGCGCGGCCGCCCCGCGCTGCGAGCACGCGGTCGTGGGCGACGGCGAGCGCCGCGGCCGGCTGGGCGCCTCCCGCGTGCACCCGGAGGGACGTGCGCCGTACCTCCTCGTCGTCGTCGAGGACGTGACGGCCGAGCGCCGCCTCGAGCGCGCGCTGCGCCACCGCGCCAGCCACGACCCGCTGACCGACCTGCCGCGCCGCGAGCTGCTCGTCCGCCGCGCCGACGCCGCCGCCGGCCGCGCCGGCCTGCTCTTCCTCGACCTCGACGGCTTCAAGCCGGTCAACGACAGCGCCGGGCACGCCGCCGGCGACGAGCTGCTGCGCCACGTCGCCCGGCGCCTCGTCGTGACCGCCGGGCCCGACGCCCTCGTGGCCAGGGTGGGCGGCGACGAGTTCGCCGTCCTCGTCCCCACCCCGGACGGGGCCTCCCCCGCCGCGCTCTCGGCCCTGGGCCGCCGGCTCGTCGCGGCGCTCGAGGTGCCGGTCATCCTCGACTCGGGCGTCTTCTCCGTCAGCGCGAGCGTCGGCGGCCGCACGGGCGCCCCCGGCCTCGGCAGCGCGGGCCTGCTCCACGACGCCGACCTCGCCATGTACGCCGCCAAGCGCGCCGGGCGCGGTCGGGTGGTCCTGCACGGGGACGTGCTCGCGCGCTGA
- the galK gene encoding galactokinase, with protein MSARSSAGTGAGTGAEEGAVGEVAEVFARAHGGDPAGVWAAPGRVNLIGEHVDYAGGRSMPFALPQRTLLAARPREDGRVRVVSAWAPDEVWEGDLADVRPGSDGGAGSVEGWAAYPVGVLWALSQADGPGWAVGGADLAVTSDVPVGAGLSSSAALTCSTALALATLTGHADGPAADPTTPEGDALRRLLVGAAVRAENEVAGSATGGMDQQASLRCRDGHLLLLDSSDGSVEHVPFALAEHGLAVLVVDTHAPHRLVDGQYAARRAACAEAARLLDVPHLARAAEGSSVGEVLDRLAAAGADDVVARRARHVLTEQQRVADAVALLRADRPADVGPLLDASHASLAADHEVSSPELDVVTAAAREAGALGARMTGGGFGGSALALVRTADEEAVAAAVVAASLAAGHPRPTSVRAVAAGGAERLA; from the coding sequence GTGAGCGCCCGGTCGAGCGCCGGGACGGGCGCCGGGACGGGCGCCGAGGAGGGCGCCGTGGGCGAGGTCGCCGAGGTCTTCGCCCGTGCGCACGGCGGAGACCCGGCCGGCGTCTGGGCGGCGCCGGGGCGGGTGAACCTCATCGGCGAGCACGTGGACTACGCCGGAGGCCGGTCGATGCCCTTCGCGCTGCCGCAGCGCACCCTCCTCGCGGCGCGGCCGCGGGAGGACGGGCGGGTCCGCGTCGTCTCGGCGTGGGCGCCCGACGAGGTGTGGGAGGGCGACCTCGCCGACGTCCGCCCCGGCAGCGACGGCGGCGCGGGCTCCGTCGAGGGCTGGGCGGCCTACCCCGTCGGCGTCCTCTGGGCGCTTTCGCAGGCGGACGGCCCGGGGTGGGCCGTGGGCGGCGCCGACCTCGCCGTCACGTCCGACGTCCCCGTCGGCGCGGGGCTGTCGAGCTCCGCGGCGCTGACGTGCTCGACGGCGCTCGCGCTCGCGACGCTCACCGGCCACGCCGACGGGCCGGCCGCCGACCCGACGACGCCCGAGGGCGACGCCCTGCGCCGCCTGCTCGTCGGCGCGGCCGTCCGCGCGGAGAACGAGGTGGCCGGCTCGGCGACGGGCGGCATGGACCAGCAGGCCTCCCTGCGCTGCCGCGACGGGCACCTGCTCCTCCTCGACTCCTCGGACGGGTCGGTGGAGCACGTGCCGTTCGCGCTCGCCGAGCACGGCCTGGCGGTCCTCGTCGTCGACACCCACGCCCCGCACCGGCTCGTGGACGGCCAGTACGCCGCCCGCCGCGCGGCGTGCGCGGAGGCGGCCCGGCTGCTCGACGTCCCGCACCTGGCCCGGGCCGCCGAGGGGTCGTCCGTCGGGGAGGTGCTCGACCGGCTCGCCGCCGCGGGCGCCGACGACGTCGTCGCCCGCCGGGCGCGGCACGTCCTCACGGAGCAGCAGCGCGTGGCGGACGCCGTCGCGCTCCTGCGCGCCGACCGGCCGGCCGACGTCGGCCCGCTGCTCGACGCCTCCCACGCCTCCCTGGCCGCCGACCACGAGGTGTCCTCCCCCGAGCTCGACGTCGTCACCGCCGCCGCCCGGGAGGCCGGCGCGCTCGGGGCGCGGATGACGGGCGGCGGCTTCGGCGGCTCGGCGCTGGCGCTCGTCCGGACCGCGGACGAGGAGGCCGTGGCGGCCGCCGTCGTCGCGGCGTCGCTCGCGGCGGGCCACCCGCGGCCCACCTCGGTGCGCGCGGTCGCGGCCGGGGGCGCCGAGCGCCTGGCCTGA
- the galT gene encoding galactose-1-phosphate uridylyltransferase — MTTSAPAPSALRGPGTEQLLADGRTLRYYDDRGGAGAGRPRPDGRPMTAADRGRAGEVRRDPLTGDWVALAAHRMTRTFLPPADECPLCPTGRGAVASEVPAADYDVAVLDNRFPSFAELTVGPPAGLLDDEPLWPVGPAAGRTEVVCFSSDHAASFGDLGVERLRTVVRALAHRTEELSALPDVAQVFCFENRGAEIGVTLSHPHGQVYAYPYLPPRTQALVREARAHRERTGGNLLADVLAAEVRAGERVVLRAEHWTAYVPAAARWPVEVHLAPHRDVPDLAALEDDEREELAHVQLDLVRRLDRFFPEVEHLPYISGWHQAPTGEHRDLGRLHLQVFSLLRSPGKLKYLAGSESAMGAWVNDRTPEAIAARLREVAR, encoded by the coding sequence GTGACGACGTCCGCCCCCGCGCCCTCGGCGCTGCGCGGCCCCGGCACCGAGCAGCTGCTCGCCGACGGCCGCACCCTGCGCTACTACGACGACCGCGGCGGCGCGGGCGCGGGCCGGCCCCGCCCCGACGGGCGGCCGATGACCGCCGCCGACCGCGGCCGCGCGGGCGAGGTGCGCCGCGACCCGCTGACCGGCGACTGGGTGGCCCTGGCCGCGCACCGCATGACGCGGACCTTCCTGCCCCCCGCCGACGAGTGCCCGCTGTGCCCGACCGGGCGCGGCGCCGTCGCCTCCGAGGTCCCGGCGGCCGACTACGACGTCGCCGTCCTCGACAACCGCTTCCCGTCCTTCGCGGAGCTCACGGTGGGCCCGCCCGCCGGCCTCCTCGACGACGAGCCGCTGTGGCCCGTCGGCCCGGCGGCCGGGCGCACCGAGGTCGTCTGCTTCTCCAGCGACCACGCCGCGTCCTTCGGCGACCTCGGCGTCGAGCGGCTCCGCACGGTCGTGCGGGCCCTCGCGCACCGCACCGAGGAGCTGTCGGCGCTGCCCGACGTCGCCCAGGTCTTCTGCTTCGAGAACCGCGGCGCCGAGATCGGGGTGACGCTCTCCCACCCGCACGGGCAGGTCTACGCATACCCGTACCTGCCGCCGCGCACGCAGGCGCTCGTGCGCGAGGCCCGTGCCCACCGGGAGCGCACGGGGGGCAACCTCCTCGCCGACGTCCTGGCCGCCGAGGTGCGCGCGGGCGAGCGCGTCGTCCTGCGCGCCGAGCACTGGACGGCGTACGTGCCCGCCGCCGCCCGCTGGCCCGTCGAGGTCCACCTGGCCCCGCACCGCGACGTGCCCGACCTCGCCGCGCTCGAGGACGACGAGCGCGAGGAGCTGGCGCACGTCCAGCTCGACCTCGTCCGCCGGCTCGACCGCTTCTTCCCCGAGGTCGAGCACCTGCCGTACATCTCCGGCTGGCACCAGGCGCCGACCGGCGAGCACCGCGACCTCGGGCGGCTGCACCTCCAGGTGTTCTCCCTCCTGCGCTCGCCCGGCAAGCTCAAGTACCTCGCCGGCTCGGAGTCGGCGATGGGCGCGTGGGTCAACGACCGCACCCCCGAGGCCATCGCGGCGCGGCTGCGGGAGGTGGCCCGGTGA
- a CDS encoding DeoR/GlpR family DNA-binding transcription regulator yields MLAEERRRAVLDAVLARGAARLADLAAELGVSEMTARRDVADLAARGLVDRVHGGALAPRAPSTDEPGFAAKQTQAVAAKTAIARAAAALVPPGSAVGVSAGTTTHLAAGLLRDVPGLTVVTNSLPVADLLAGEGDGPGRPDERREVLLVGGRRTPSRALVGPLAVRALEGLHVDVLLLGAHGVDPVRGLTTPTLEEAETDRALVRSARRVVVLADSSKWQVAGLATAVPLEDVDVLVTDDGLPGAAREETGARVGRLVVADA; encoded by the coding sequence GTGCTCGCCGAGGAACGCCGTCGTGCCGTGCTCGACGCCGTGCTCGCCCGTGGCGCGGCCCGGCTGGCCGACCTCGCCGCCGAGCTCGGCGTCTCGGAGATGACGGCGCGCCGCGACGTCGCCGACCTCGCCGCCCGCGGGCTCGTCGACCGGGTCCACGGCGGGGCGCTGGCCCCCCGCGCGCCCAGCACGGACGAGCCGGGCTTCGCCGCCAAGCAGACGCAGGCGGTGGCGGCCAAGACGGCGATCGCCCGCGCGGCCGCCGCGCTCGTGCCGCCCGGCAGCGCCGTCGGCGTCTCCGCGGGGACGACGACGCACCTCGCGGCCGGGCTCCTGCGCGACGTGCCGGGCCTCACCGTCGTGACGAACTCGCTCCCGGTCGCCGACCTCCTCGCCGGGGAGGGCGACGGGCCGGGCCGTCCGGACGAGCGCCGCGAGGTGCTGCTCGTCGGCGGCCGCCGCACGCCGTCCCGCGCGCTCGTGGGGCCGCTCGCCGTCCGGGCGCTCGAGGGCCTGCACGTCGACGTCCTGCTGCTCGGCGCCCACGGCGTCGACCCCGTGCGCGGCCTCACGACGCCGACGCTCGAGGAGGCCGAGACCGACCGGGCCCTGGTCCGCTCCGCCCGCCGCGTCGTCGTCCTCGCCGACTCCTCCAAGTGGCAGGTCGCCGGCCTCGCCACCGCCGTCCCGCTCGAGGACGTGGACGTCCTCGTCACCGACGACGGGCTGCCCGGCGCGGCCCGCGAGGAGACCGGCGCGCGCGTCGGCCGGCTCGTCGTCGCGGACGCCTGA